A genomic stretch from Xiphophorus maculatus strain JP 163 A chromosome 14, X_maculatus-5.0-male, whole genome shotgun sequence includes:
- the rce1 gene encoding CAAX prenyl protease 2: MAEEEGIVTEQMEEASGGLCWLSVLSCLLLACCYVGSLYVWRSDLPRDHPAVIKRRFTSVLVVSGLSPLFVWAWREFTAVKTVSPLLALLGIRLEGFIPAIVLPLLLTMVLFLGPLMQLSMDSPWSFTDGVRVVLDPCFWTLCLSDMRWLRNQVVAPLTEELVFRACMLPMLVPCAGPSTAIFTCPLFFGVAHFHHVIELLRFRQGTLSGIFFSAVFQFSYTAVFGAYTAFIFIRTGHLIGPVLCHSFCNYMGFPAISTALEHPQRLAILSSYLMGVLLFFMLLFPLTNPSYYGVPTPVCTLTSSPSSLCFS, from the exons ATGGCGGAGGAGGAAGGCATTGTGACAGAGCAGATGGAAGAGGCTTCGGGTGGACTGTGCTGGCTGTCAGTGCTGTCCTGCCTGCTGCTTGCCTGCTGCTATGTTGGCAGTTTATATGTCTGGAGGAGCGACCTGCCCAG GGATCATCCTGCGGTGATAAAGAGGCGCTTCACCAGCGTCCTGGTCGTGTCGGGCCTTTCGCCTCTCTTTGTTTGGGCATGGAGAGAATTCACAGCAGTCAAG ACTGTCTCACCATTGTTGGCCCTGTTGGGCATTCGCCTTGAAGGTTTTATTCCTGCGATTGTTCTGCCTCTGCTGCTGACTATG GTCCTGTTTCTGGGCCCACTAATGCAGCTGTCCATGGACAGTCCCTGGAGCTTCACAGATGGTGTTCGTGTGGTGCTTG ACCCGTGCTTCTGGACGCTGTGCCTCAGCGACATGCGCTGGTTGAGGAATCAGGTGGTGGCACCACTGACAGAAGAGTTGGTGTTCAGAGCCTGCATGTTGCCCATGCTGGTGCCGTGTGCCGGTCCTTCCACTGCCATCTTCACCTGCCCTCTGTTTTTTGGAGTGG CTCATTTTCACCATGTCATAGAGCTGCTGAGGTTCAGACAGGGCACGCTGTCAGGAATTTTCTTCTCAGCAG TGTTTCAGTTCTCCTACACAGCAGTGTTTGGAGCTTACACTGCATTCATCTTCATCAGAACAG GTCACCTGATTGGTCCGGTTCTCTGTCACTCCTTTTGTAACTACATGGGTTTCCCAGCCATCAGCACTGCACTGGAGCACCCCCAACGCCTCGCCATTTTATCATCCTACCTGATGGGAGTTCTTCTCTTTTTCATGTTGCTCTTTCCTTTAACAAACCCTTCTTACTATGGCGTCCCCACCCCAGTCTGCACCCTCACCTCATCCCCCAgctctctctgtttttcctgA